From a region of the Propionispora vibrioides genome:
- a CDS encoding PLP-dependent aminotransferase family protein has translation MITTGSQQGLDLSGKVLLDEGDGVICESPTYLAAINAFKVYSPNFIEIAMDEQGMRMDELETALEHNHRIKCIYTIPDFQNPTGRTMSLERRKKLIELANRFEVMVIEDNPYGELRFSGDRLPPVKSLDTEGRVIYQSTFSKVLAPGIRVGWICAAPEIMQKYVVFKQGTDLHTSTFSQMQVNKFVELFDLEEHVSKVRQVYRRRRDCMLTAIRREFPDYVTYTEPEGGLFLWITLPAVINARDVLLSCLQQKVAFVPGGAFFPNGGHENTLRLNFSNMTETRIVEGIGRMAGILKECMNTVAES, from the coding sequence TTGATAACGACCGGCTCACAGCAAGGCCTTGACCTCAGCGGTAAAGTCCTGCTTGATGAGGGGGATGGTGTTATTTGCGAAAGCCCTACGTATCTTGCGGCTATCAATGCCTTTAAGGTGTACTCGCCGAATTTTATTGAGATTGCCATGGATGAACAGGGAATGCGGATGGACGAATTGGAAACCGCCCTGGAACATAATCACCGGATAAAATGCATTTACACGATCCCGGATTTTCAAAATCCTACCGGCCGGACGATGAGTCTGGAGCGGCGGAAAAAGCTGATCGAGTTGGCCAACCGGTTTGAGGTTATGGTCATTGAGGACAATCCCTATGGGGAGCTTCGCTTTTCCGGTGACAGGCTGCCGCCGGTCAAGTCTCTTGATACCGAGGGGAGGGTAATTTACCAAAGTACGTTTTCCAAGGTTCTTGCGCCTGGCATCCGGGTGGGCTGGATCTGTGCAGCGCCGGAAATTATGCAAAAATATGTTGTGTTTAAGCAGGGAACGGACTTGCATACCAGTACATTTTCACAAATGCAGGTAAATAAGTTCGTCGAGTTATTCGATCTCGAGGAGCATGTCAGTAAGGTCAGACAGGTCTACCGGCGGCGCCGTGATTGCATGTTGACAGCGATCAGACGGGAGTTCCCGGACTATGTGACTTATACCGAGCCAGAAGGAGGCCTGTTTCTCTGGATTACGCTTCCGGCGGTGATCAATGCCAGGGATGTGTTGCTGTCTTGTTTGCAGCAAAAGGTGGCCTTTGTTCCGGGGGGCGCCTTTTTCCCCAATGGCGGCCATGAGAATACGCTGCGATTAAACTTTTCCAATATGACGGAAACGAGAATTGTTGAAGGAATCGGGCGAATGGCCGGGATATTAAAGGAATGTATGAATACGGTGGCCGAATCGTAG
- a CDS encoding PLP-dependent aminotransferase family protein: MVIGGYQSSYIKGDKMCIQLNRQAETPIYLQIKNQIRDMIVAEVLPEDFLLPPERSLARTLGVNRSTVMKAYQELKADGLIVSHVGQGTVVVPQVFKPSMPRERQVRELPWYQFFNENITTNSEHLISDIMSLTNCDKVISFAGGFPDPTLFPMEQLEALQGELFKTAQCMLYSHSPVEGNPALRESICQLLARRQMTVPSREIGILSGSQQGLDFVARIFINPGDTVVVEEPSFFGAIQIFRSAGARVIGVPIDKEGIRTDMLEALLIRHKPKFIYTLPTFQNPSGVTMTMARRSQVLTLAYQYQVPVVEDDPYGELPFEGVSLPPLKALDRHGYVIYLSTFSKVLFLGLRVGWVVAAPAIISKFAHLKQLTDLHVNTPSQLLLDQYIRSGLYEKHLLLLRQEYAAKRDCMLAALEKYRVPGVSWEKPAGGYYIWCRLPKQISRHKLVANAARRGVIFLPGEVCYPDGTQGESFARLNYTFAQPEEIQKGINQLMQAVQESMQLVEEPEWDMGSYIRPIV; this comes from the coding sequence ATGGTAATTGGAGGGTACCAATCCAGTTATATAAAGGGTGATAAGATGTGTATCCAGCTCAACCGTCAGGCCGAGACGCCGATTTATTTACAAATTAAGAATCAAATACGGGATATGATTGTTGCCGAAGTGCTGCCGGAGGACTTTCTATTGCCGCCGGAGCGAAGTCTGGCGCGGACTTTGGGTGTGAATCGCAGTACGGTGATGAAAGCATATCAGGAGCTTAAGGCCGATGGTTTAATTGTATCGCATGTCGGCCAAGGAACGGTTGTTGTCCCACAGGTATTTAAGCCGTCAATGCCAAGGGAGAGGCAGGTAAGGGAGCTTCCCTGGTATCAATTTTTTAATGAAAATATTACGACCAATAGTGAACACCTCATCAGTGATATTATGTCGTTAACTAATTGTGATAAGGTGATTTCCTTTGCCGGCGGGTTTCCCGACCCGACTTTATTCCCTATGGAGCAGTTGGAGGCATTGCAGGGAGAGCTTTTTAAAACCGCCCAATGCATGTTGTATTCTCATAGTCCGGTAGAGGGGAATCCGGCGCTGCGGGAAAGCATTTGTCAATTGCTGGCCAGGCGCCAGATGACGGTTCCCTCAAGAGAAATCGGTATTCTTTCCGGTTCTCAGCAAGGCCTTGATTTTGTTGCAAGGATATTTATCAATCCAGGGGATACAGTAGTCGTTGAAGAACCCAGCTTTTTTGGGGCGATTCAGATCTTTCGCTCCGCCGGGGCCAGGGTGATCGGGGTGCCGATTGACAAAGAAGGGATTCGTACCGACATGCTGGAAGCCTTGCTGATTCGCCATAAACCCAAGTTTATCTACACGCTGCCGACCTTCCAGAATCCTTCCGGCGTTACGATGACTATGGCCCGGCGCAGTCAAGTATTAACCTTGGCCTATCAATATCAGGTGCCTGTGGTAGAAGACGACCCTTATGGAGAGTTACCTTTTGAGGGAGTCTCGCTGCCACCCTTAAAAGCATTGGACCGGCATGGTTATGTTATCTATCTGAGTACTTTTTCAAAAGTGTTATTTTTGGGTTTGCGGGTTGGCTGGGTGGTTGCTGCGCCGGCCATTATTAGCAAGTTTGCCCATCTAAAACAATTAACCGACCTTCATGTAAATACTCCCAGCCAATTGTTATTGGATCAGTATATCCGTAGCGGTCTTTATGAGAAGCACCTGCTATTGCTGCGGCAAGAATATGCCGCCAAGCGGGATTGTATGCTGGCGGCACTGGAAAAATACCGGGTCCCCGGTGTCAGTTGGGAAAAGCCGGCTGGTGGCTACTATATTTGGTGCCGCCTTCCCAAACAGATAAGCCGCCATAAGCTGGTGGCTAACGCGGCCCGGCGGGGTGTTATTTTTCTGCCCGGCGAGGTCTGCTATCCTGACGGGACACAGGGGGAAAGCTTTGCCCGCCTTAACTATACTTTTGCTCAGCCGGAGGAAATACAAAAAGGAATTAATCAGCTCATGCAGGCGGTACAGGAAAGTATGCAGCTTGTGGAGGAACCGGAGTGGGATATGGGAAGTTACATAAGGCCTATTGTATAA
- a CDS encoding methyl-accepting chemotaxis protein, producing MSIKTKTVILLVISLVLVGVIIAGSGMYVLYRQMMGSTELTMHNQSVQLAGQVSDLFTSFEESGKKYSEDNDLRSGDAARIQTKLVALQNASWGIDRLNYLDAAGNRLAIAPYDAKVVGDSLADRQFFKDTIADQKAHISDIITNRVNGASSIIITQPVKSAAGQLQGMILQALDLETLQHFLSVVKVGESGVVAVVAQDGTIIAHSNKDRVKQQIAAELLERLKANTGKLINYKDLAGRDSMAIFTPIEKTPWFIITTLPVGEINNGFYTSLQWMLAGLLVGILLVSAVGWRYLLVTLRPLGALVTQAARIADGDLTVAPLQISSSDEVGQLAQSFADMTQKLRTIMRHVADTTVQVASSAEQLTASADQSAQAANQVAASVTSTSEGIERQTTGLSQVVGLIENIAAGSQQGEQATREAAQAAGEAVAATVAGSKAVENASSQMDHIQQTVEDSARVVAELGTSSQEIGMIVETIAGIAGQTNLLALNAAIEAARAGEQGRGFAVVAEEVRKLAEQSQEAAKQISGLIGDIQVKTGQAVAAMASGTEEAKKGTEVVQTAGDAFNAIEGHVKAVAGIINQVADGLITAAQDGEQAASAAREVDQVGKELTDQAQNISAATEEQSASVEEIASSSQELARLADELRKAVSQFKI from the coding sequence ATGTCAATAAAAACGAAAACGGTGATTTTGCTGGTAATTTCGCTTGTCCTGGTTGGCGTTATCATAGCCGGTTCGGGCATGTATGTTTTGTATCGCCAGATGATGGGCAGTACGGAGCTTACGATGCACAACCAGTCGGTGCAACTGGCGGGACAGGTTTCCGATTTGTTTACTTCGTTTGAGGAAAGCGGCAAAAAATACAGTGAAGACAATGATTTGCGGTCAGGAGACGCAGCACGTATTCAGACTAAATTGGTGGCGTTGCAGAATGCTTCCTGGGGAATAGACCGGTTAAATTATCTTGACGCGGCAGGCAATCGGCTGGCCATAGCTCCTTATGATGCCAAGGTCGTTGGTGACAGTCTGGCTGACCGCCAATTTTTTAAAGATACAATAGCTGACCAAAAAGCACATATCAGTGATATTATTACCAACCGGGTAAATGGAGCGTCGTCCATTATTATAACGCAGCCGGTAAAAAGTGCTGCCGGTCAGTTGCAGGGGATGATTTTACAGGCTCTTGATCTGGAGACGCTGCAGCATTTTCTGTCGGTGGTTAAGGTGGGAGAAAGTGGTGTGGTGGCTGTTGTGGCACAGGATGGCACTATTATTGCCCATAGCAATAAAGACAGGGTAAAGCAGCAGATTGCCGCCGAGCTGTTGGAGCGGTTAAAGGCTAATACAGGAAAATTAATTAACTATAAGGATTTAGCCGGGCGAGATTCGATGGCCATATTTACTCCTATTGAGAAAACGCCATGGTTTATCATTACCACGTTGCCGGTAGGTGAAATCAACAATGGTTTTTATACCAGCCTGCAATGGATGCTGGCCGGACTGCTGGTGGGCATTCTGCTGGTTAGCGCCGTTGGCTGGCGTTATTTGCTGGTAACTCTGCGGCCGCTGGGGGCCTTGGTTACTCAGGCCGCACGGATTGCCGACGGGGATTTGACTGTGGCACCCCTGCAAATTTCATCAAGCGATGAAGTGGGGCAATTGGCCCAAAGCTTTGCCGATATGACGCAAAAGCTGCGAACGATTATGCGCCATGTGGCCGATACTACAGTACAGGTTGCTTCTTCCGCCGAACAGCTGACGGCCAGTGCCGATCAGTCGGCGCAGGCAGCCAATCAGGTGGCGGCATCGGTTACCTCGACCAGCGAGGGGATTGAGCGCCAGACGACAGGACTATCGCAGGTGGTGGGGTTAATCGAAAATATTGCCGCCGGTTCGCAGCAAGGGGAGCAGGCTACCCGGGAAGCGGCGCAGGCAGCCGGAGAAGCCGTGGCGGCTACGGTGGCGGGCAGTAAGGCTGTGGAAAACGCTTCTAGCCAGATGGATCATATTCAGCAAACGGTGGAGGATTCGGCCAGGGTGGTTGCCGAGTTGGGGACAAGTTCCCAGGAGATTGGGATGATTGTGGAAACGATAGCAGGTATTGCGGGCCAGACTAATTTGCTGGCTTTAAATGCCGCGATTGAAGCGGCGCGGGCTGGTGAGCAGGGACGGGGTTTCGCCGTTGTGGCCGAGGAAGTGCGTAAGCTTGCTGAACAGTCACAGGAAGCGGCTAAACAAATTTCCGGATTGATTGGCGATATTCAGGTAAAAACCGGGCAGGCGGTGGCTGCTATGGCCAGCGGTACAGAGGAGGCCAAGAAAGGGACAGAAGTGGTGCAGACTGCGGGAGATGCTTTTAATGCGATTGAGGGCCATGTAAAGGCGGTAGCCGGGATCATCAATCAGGTGGCCGATGGCCTGATCACTGCGGCCCAGGATGGGGAGCAGGCTGCCAGTGCCGCCCGTGAGGTGGACCAGGTCGGTAAGGAGCTTACCGATCAGGCGCAGAATATATCGGCGGCAACGGAAGAGCAATCGGCATCGGTGGAGGAAATCGCCTCTTCCAGTCAGGAATTGGCCAGATTAGCTGATGAATTGCGAAAGGCGGTCAGCCAGTTTAAAATTTAA